The Halobellus sp. MBLA0158 genome has a window encoding:
- a CDS encoding putative toxin-antitoxin system toxin component, PIN family: MGTRVVLDTNILISALGWNGKPEQCLQLVFEDEIEAYATQEMIDEFSQVLEYDKFPFTEKEKQSFLEIVVAEFEFADSKINVSASVDSADDIFLECAAAVDADYLISGDSDLLQLNEFRDIPILTAEEFLGEHATD; the protein is encoded by the coding sequence ATGGGCACGCGGGTAGTACTGGATACTAATATCTTGATTTCGGCGCTTGGCTGGAATGGGAAACCAGAGCAGTGTCTTCAACTCGTGTTCGAGGATGAAATTGAGGCGTATGCGACTCAGGAGATGATTGATGAGTTTTCACAGGTTCTTGAATACGACAAGTTTCCCTTCACAGAGAAGGAGAAGCAGTCGTTTCTGGAGATAGTTGTCGCCGAGTTTGAGTTCGCAGATTCAAAGATCAACGTATCCGCTTCCGTTGATTCTGCCGATGATATCTTCTTGGAATGTGCGGCCGCAGTCGACGCAGACTACCTGATCTCCGGTGACTCCGATCTGCTCCAACTCAACGAATTCAGAGATATTCCAATACTGACAGCGGAAGAATTTCTCGGAGAACACGCTACCGACTAG
- a CDS encoding AbrB/MazE/SpoVT family DNA-binding domain-containing protein, which translates to MSGEDVVKMSPKGQLVVPKEIREEAGFEPSDRFIAVSVEDGVMFKKIDFDVQEEYDRLSEKVQKRFNEQDISEDEVEDAVEWARG; encoded by the coding sequence ATGAGTGGGGAAGATGTTGTGAAGATGTCTCCGAAGGGGCAGTTGGTGGTTCCAAAGGAGATACGTGAAGAAGCGGGCTTTGAGCCGTCTGACCGGTTTATCGCTGTTTCAGTTGAAGATGGCGTGATGTTCAAGAAAATCGATTTTGACGTCCAGGAAGAGTATGACCGGTTGAGCGAGAAGGTTCAAAAACGGTTCAACGAGCAGGATATCAGCGAAGATGAGGTTGAGGATGCGGTAGAATGGGCACGCGGGTAG
- a CDS encoding DUF932 domain-containing protein, with product MERQDVYAHHEEMGEWERVRYRDSLWTDDGRATGVVSSNEEFYNVIQYGDILETVGDAVDRHSDQNLDVRGSVSLSPTAHKMSAKLDFDGATVYASQDDPIDLGLKVRSGHSGFHALKYDVGAERQVCSNGMMAFVTDLHFEQSHSEQFQPGLTYNAVDAVLESPAEIEHRLSQAQNRELLNQDEALLVLLENGVGEYLEQPVPDLLNALQAEVADPDNPTLWETYNAATRALTHYSDDSIPDYELDHGFESASKLLENGYSEIPDPEYLGRETVERRVQQRIDSQEDTQYWQGEDESLRELMQQHEIQA from the coding sequence GTGGAGAGGCAGGACGTGTATGCTCACCACGAAGAAATGGGTGAGTGGGAGCGTGTTCGTTACCGTGATAGTTTGTGGACGGATGATGGACGTGCTACGGGAGTTGTTTCCAGCAACGAAGAGTTCTACAACGTTATCCAGTACGGTGATATTTTAGAGACGGTTGGTGATGCTGTCGACCGGCACAGTGATCAGAACTTGGATGTGCGAGGCAGTGTTTCCTTGTCTCCTACAGCCCATAAGATGAGTGCTAAACTCGATTTTGACGGAGCAACAGTCTACGCATCCCAGGATGACCCGATCGACCTAGGATTGAAAGTGAGGAGTGGACACTCGGGTTTTCACGCGTTGAAGTACGACGTTGGTGCGGAGCGACAGGTCTGTAGTAATGGTATGATGGCTTTTGTCACCGACCTGCATTTCGAGCAGAGTCACAGTGAACAGTTCCAACCAGGATTGACGTACAACGCGGTTGACGCTGTCCTCGAATCGCCGGCAGAGATCGAACACAGGCTTTCGCAGGCCCAGAACCGGGAGCTGTTGAATCAGGATGAAGCATTACTGGTTCTCCTGGAGAATGGGGTTGGTGAGTACTTGGAGCAGCCTGTACCCGACCTACTCAATGCTCTTCAGGCTGAAGTTGCGGATCCGGATAATCCGACGTTGTGGGAGACGTATAACGCGGCTACACGAGCACTTACACACTACAGTGACGACTCTATCCCTGACTACGAACTGGACCACGGGTTCGAATCTGCCTCAAAACTACTTGAAAACGGGTACAGCGAGATACCTGATCCTGAATATTTGGGTCGGGAAACAGTAGAACGCCGTGTGCAACAACGGATTGACTCACAGGAAGACACTCAGTACTGGCAAGGCGAAGACGAATCCCTGAGAGAACTAATGCAGCAACACGAGATACAAGCGTAG
- a CDS encoding M48 family metalloprotease, protein MTKWLHLRRTEAKTGLTPFEIRKRLPEDVVETQSGGFRCSRSIFRGLFGTRFEWRLVARESSYCLIEDVYVSSRLFLITALVLIGMLISTVITPIFSGFRFLLMMGVTNLFTFTFALLIWVQIGVDSPLQDVMRKGRNRDQYMPIASFVAGVLVLVVLLTRGSPFLQILAVFGAVLLSVVYWRYNEWVARWSFWWQKGLLQTVGRLPGVFGNYLIGLLLMTGLVALFLILMQYPSFSGLLRYSPFLFASISTALFLFIAAYCIRTFREAQQIEAVQFDQHGLDEFSRTESLVLALTAVLVSMGFAVLSVYALVGGLAFVSKTGPVTAYFVLFAALLPFFYVLGGVAYQLATFIYGNATLFLNSENRDLELSSEYPVRVLDSEICMAGAVSLFFREFIVVSEGLLDELEEEELEAVVAHEQAHLEYGDTRIAVLVGALSPFVFTGRNVLFSVLGFREREHRADEYAANKVGQESLADALDRLQSIRYESVHNVVPEFSPTINNFRSERVRNLWDRIYGFYYGNFALSDAHPSIEQRKTLLQSDSDSN, encoded by the coding sequence ATGACGAAGTGGCTGCATCTGCGGAGAACTGAGGCAAAGACTGGATTAACACCGTTTGAGATCAGAAAGAGGCTTCCTGAAGACGTAGTTGAAACACAATCTGGCGGCTTTCGGTGCAGCCGATCAATTTTCAGAGGTTTATTCGGTACCCGTTTTGAGTGGAGGCTGGTTGCTCGGGAATCTAGTTACTGTTTGATAGAGGATGTCTACGTTTCTTCTCGACTCTTTTTGATTACTGCGTTGGTGCTGATTGGAATGCTGATTTCAACGGTTATCACCCCGATATTCTCTGGTTTTAGGTTTTTGTTGATGATGGGGGTAACCAATCTCTTTACTTTCACATTCGCGTTATTGATCTGGGTTCAGATCGGGGTTGATAGTCCTTTACAGGACGTTATGCGGAAAGGACGGAATCGGGATCAGTATATGCCGATTGCTTCTTTCGTTGCTGGAGTACTGGTATTAGTTGTTCTCTTAACTCGTGGTTCTCCATTCCTGCAGATACTGGCAGTGTTCGGAGCCGTACTTCTCTCAGTGGTTTACTGGCGATATAATGAATGGGTGGCTCGGTGGTCGTTTTGGTGGCAGAAAGGTTTGTTACAGACTGTTGGCCGTCTTCCCGGAGTTTTTGGAAACTATCTTATCGGCCTATTACTGATGACCGGTTTGGTTGCACTATTTTTGATCTTGATGCAGTATCCGAGCTTCTCCGGCTTGCTTAGGTATTCGCCGTTCCTTTTCGCATCCATTTCCACAGCTCTGTTTTTATTTATAGCTGCGTACTGCATTAGAACGTTCAGAGAAGCACAGCAGATTGAGGCAGTCCAGTTCGATCAACACGGATTAGACGAGTTCTCTCGTACCGAAAGTTTGGTTCTGGCTTTGACTGCAGTACTCGTCTCGATGGGTTTTGCTGTTTTATCGGTATATGCCCTGGTAGGAGGACTGGCCTTCGTAAGTAAAACCGGACCTGTAACTGCGTATTTCGTCTTGTTTGCGGCCTTACTGCCATTCTTCTACGTTCTTGGAGGAGTGGCTTATCAGCTAGCGACCTTCATCTACGGGAATGCCACCTTGTTCTTGAACTCAGAGAACCGTGATCTTGAACTGAGTTCGGAGTATCCGGTCCGGGTTTTGGATTCTGAGATCTGTATGGCAGGTGCTGTCTCACTGTTTTTTCGAGAGTTCATCGTGGTATCTGAGGGATTACTTGACGAGCTTGAAGAGGAAGAGTTGGAGGCGGTTGTTGCTCACGAACAAGCTCATCTTGAGTACGGTGATACCCGTATAGCGGTCTTAGTGGGAGCCTTGAGCCCCTTTGTTTTCACTGGTCGAAACGTCTTGTTCAGTGTGTTAGGATTCAGGGAACGGGAGCACCGTGCTGACGAATACGCTGCTAACAAGGTGGGTCAGGAGTCACTGGCGGATGCTTTAGATCGGCTTCAAAGCATCCGGTACGAATCGGTACATAATGTTGTACCTGAGTTCTCCCCGACGATCAACAATTTTCGCTCAGAGAGGGTCCGTAATCTCTGGGATCGTATCTACGGATTTTACTACGGAAATTTCGCGTTATCAGATGCACATCCCAGTATCGAGCAGCGAAAAACTTTGCTTCAAAGTGATTCGGACAGCAACTGA
- a CDS encoding TrbC/VirB2 family protein produces MPENRTRHAARTIAITALITVVASTPAAAVHDSVPCSPPESLMPLFNLLHSIVELTFLGGIVLATLGFITAGILLMIPGEDNSRRGKLVARNVLFGTVLLLSSSMIVRFFVSQTGSGFCT; encoded by the coding sequence ATGCCAGAAAACAGAACAAGGCACGCAGCCCGGACCATCGCCATCACTGCCCTGATAACAGTGGTAGCGTCGACGCCGGCTGCTGCCGTCCACGACTCGGTCCCGTGTAGCCCACCAGAATCCTTGATGCCGTTGTTCAACCTGCTTCACAGCATCGTCGAACTGACGTTTCTGGGCGGGATCGTGCTCGCCACTCTCGGATTCATCACCGCCGGAATCCTGCTGATGATTCCGGGTGAAGACAATAGTCGACGCGGCAAGTTGGTAGCGCGGAACGTCTTGTTCGGCACCGTATTGTTGTTGAGTTCGTCGATGATTGTCCGGTTCTTCGTTAGTCAAACCGGGAGCGGCTTCTGCACCTGA
- a CDS encoding VirB4 family type IV secretion system protein — protein MSGPSIRIPGDLNIPTRFFGRFTPRDLIRISTPLILIWIQVSGSPLNLSTAVLLLLGAGVSTVWYGFRPYGKPLDNHLYHFLRWLYRQQTESEQPEINIEQECIVVGEETVVGYVEVEPTNLEMKTTAEQKALHNVYENLLNTVSYPVTIHSRQKQVDLSQYRRKILDNADDSTLRNDYLRYIDQFSENELTATTHIITVKTHQNSVQWLQQRLPEWLPIETESEVDVENLAEELNNRINEVIDAVNTADLSPEHVTGRELEELAREERLEPFQPTPTKSTTPAERGGTHQHPVIVSELPSQTELAWPHQLLQVDGQVDITQVIHPRSPAKTSKKLQRISEKLHAEIDSLLRQGHTGTNKLESLLEDTEWFLDLLADREAQPVDYAAYITAHHDEQEKARQTLEQVINRLETLQIRYQQPVLRTDQAYHTHNLLYSDQLDETWLVPTSSAAAGFPFATQNTDQDHGVIYGVDKNSQSPVLLDRFQWSSHSTARMGMVGSGKSYASKIELLRTWLAYQDTQIIIVDPKKEYRSITRLLNGETQVLKQSQEINPSDHSVVNYTVEDRGQEENKKLLVDAVREIYRSTSQNRRKTLVLIDEARILLNDDEGRNVLNQFVLEARDTNTAITLVTQNASHFTHHRKGREILDNIPAKIFMRHDRVPDSVSNYFDLSQREKQRLHELKTGTDAEYSEALVKITGKLDTQIEIQATSKEHATITAGNGGRSR, from the coding sequence ATGTCTGGACCCAGCATCCGGATCCCTGGCGACCTCAACATCCCTACCCGTTTCTTCGGACGATTCACGCCCCGCGACCTCATCAGAATCAGTACTCCGCTCATCCTGATATGGATCCAAGTTTCTGGCTCCCCACTCAACCTCTCCACGGCCGTACTCCTCCTACTCGGAGCCGGTGTCAGCACTGTTTGGTACGGTTTCCGGCCCTACGGAAAGCCGTTAGACAATCACCTGTACCACTTCCTCCGCTGGCTGTACAGACAGCAAACCGAGTCAGAACAGCCGGAGATCAACATCGAACAAGAATGCATCGTAGTCGGCGAGGAAACCGTAGTCGGGTACGTCGAGGTCGAGCCGACCAACCTGGAGATGAAAACCACGGCCGAGCAGAAAGCCCTCCACAACGTCTACGAAAACCTGCTCAACACCGTCTCCTACCCAGTCACCATCCATTCTAGGCAAAAACAGGTCGACCTCAGCCAGTACCGCCGAAAGATTCTGGACAACGCCGATGACTCCACCCTGAGAAACGATTACCTGCGGTACATCGACCAATTCAGCGAAAATGAACTCACAGCAACAACCCACATCATCACGGTCAAAACCCATCAAAACAGCGTCCAATGGCTTCAGCAACGCCTACCCGAATGGCTACCGATAGAGACAGAATCGGAAGTCGACGTCGAAAACCTGGCAGAAGAACTCAACAACCGAATCAACGAAGTCATCGACGCCGTCAACACAGCCGACCTCTCACCCGAACACGTCACCGGAAGAGAACTCGAAGAACTGGCAAGGGAGGAACGGCTCGAACCGTTCCAACCGACGCCTACCAAATCCACGACCCCCGCCGAACGAGGCGGAACCCATCAGCATCCGGTTATAGTCTCTGAACTGCCTTCCCAGACTGAACTGGCTTGGCCGCATCAACTGCTCCAAGTCGACGGACAAGTCGACATAACACAGGTCATCCACCCGCGAAGCCCCGCCAAGACCTCAAAAAAGCTCCAACGGATCTCGGAGAAGCTACACGCCGAGATCGACTCTCTGTTGAGACAGGGCCATACAGGCACTAACAAACTCGAATCACTGCTCGAAGACACGGAATGGTTCCTCGACCTGCTCGCAGACAGAGAAGCACAGCCCGTCGACTACGCCGCCTACATCACCGCACACCACGACGAACAGGAGAAAGCACGCCAGACACTCGAACAAGTCATCAACCGATTGGAAACCTTACAGATCCGGTATCAGCAGCCGGTTCTCCGAACCGACCAAGCATACCACACCCACAACCTGCTGTACTCCGACCAGTTAGACGAGACCTGGCTGGTACCGACCAGTAGTGCCGCCGCTGGCTTCCCCTTCGCCACCCAAAACACAGACCAAGACCACGGAGTGATCTATGGCGTCGACAAAAACAGTCAGTCACCCGTCCTGCTCGACCGATTCCAATGGAGCAGTCATTCAACGGCGCGGATGGGAATGGTCGGCTCCGGCAAAAGCTACGCCTCCAAAATCGAACTCCTCCGCACCTGGCTCGCCTACCAAGATACGCAGATCATCATCGTAGACCCGAAAAAAGAGTACAGAAGCATAACTCGACTCCTCAACGGCGAAACCCAAGTCCTCAAACAAAGCCAGGAGATCAATCCCAGCGACCACTCCGTCGTCAACTACACTGTCGAAGACCGCGGCCAAGAAGAAAACAAGAAGCTGCTAGTCGACGCCGTCCGAGAAATCTACCGATCTACAAGCCAAAACCGGCGTAAGACACTCGTCTTAATCGACGAAGCCCGCATCCTCCTAAACGATGACGAAGGCCGAAACGTACTGAACCAGTTCGTTCTGGAGGCACGAGATACGAACACTGCCATCACTTTGGTAACGCAGAACGCCTCCCACTTCACCCACCACCGGAAAGGCCGCGAAATCCTCGACAATATACCCGCGAAAATCTTTATGCGGCACGACCGCGTCCCCGACTCAGTCAGTAACTACTTCGACCTGAGCCAACGCGAAAAGCAACGGCTCCACGAACTCAAAACCGGTACCGACGCCGAGTACAGCGAAGCACTAGTCAAAATCACCGGAAAACTCGACACACAAATCGAAATCCAAGCCACCTCAAAAGAACACGCCACAATCACCGCAGGAAACGGAGGCAGGAGTCGATGA
- a CDS encoding type IV secretory system conjugative DNA transfer family protein has product MTPEEAQNLIENSDAFTTTFIGTRTSKLGVEEDVGIPDDQRRLHVLTTGPTGYGKTQVMIHAALQDSYKNRGFCFLIPKGGAEKQILSKLPEDRLDDVLYINPGESPLPSINVLQPHTTEEMTRQQKENQKEIIVSDLIDLFKRQSENWGDQFGRVLETLLRAHLNQNIYHGQNKSLLDVFHCVTQDEELSDLIDQTEDPVIRRQLVQVKEDLSSYEMGPLQRRLNDFVMRPTIRKIISSQHSDINFRKAVNQGKIILVDIQKGEIGETVSTLVGSIIITQVWAAAQSRITQTPENREPFYLYVDELQNFGSEGSALAQMLAEAREYRLGLWLATQYISNLDSKTMQEAVLNNCRSKILFQPSDSENKNRLISTLNQISKNEINQLGRYRAILQTPSRKTQKPAVKIDTYPPWTGDRDNIDDLEDRCSVASENPEQETRLKQSLGKGNNAGKEKHRELLAQAKKQLEQKRDGIQVQLLHQGAGEDKPDGKVILPDDTVAHLEAEHSTLSKPAKVLTNYLRAAQQGRETIFVVEQGNAVKLQNIVEEPVNRRGNDHEDQDADGSYSYYTNQDGEEFTQIDELQNSEYRIIEIHEDQLEIHNSPVEPECPELDHNDREDLENFCLYREEDGHCTALNQKCVLTE; this is encoded by the coding sequence ATGACACCCGAAGAAGCCCAAAACCTGATCGAGAACAGCGACGCATTCACAACCACGTTCATCGGCACCCGCACCAGCAAACTCGGCGTCGAAGAAGATGTGGGTATCCCCGACGATCAACGCCGCTTACACGTCTTGACTACCGGCCCTACCGGGTATGGCAAGACGCAGGTGATGATCCACGCCGCACTCCAAGACAGCTACAAGAATCGGGGATTCTGCTTCCTCATCCCGAAAGGCGGCGCTGAAAAACAAATACTCAGCAAACTACCTGAAGACCGGCTAGACGACGTACTCTACATTAACCCAGGAGAATCACCGTTACCCTCGATCAACGTCCTCCAGCCCCACACAACGGAGGAAATGACCAGGCAGCAGAAAGAGAACCAGAAAGAGATTATCGTCTCCGACCTCATCGACCTCTTCAAAAGACAAAGTGAGAACTGGGGTGACCAATTCGGCCGTGTACTCGAAACTCTGCTCCGCGCACACCTCAACCAGAACATCTACCACGGCCAAAACAAGTCACTGCTCGACGTCTTCCACTGCGTAACCCAAGACGAAGAACTCTCAGACCTGATCGATCAAACCGAGGACCCGGTAATCCGGAGACAACTGGTCCAAGTCAAAGAAGACCTGTCCAGCTATGAAATGGGGCCGCTACAACGACGACTAAACGACTTCGTGATGCGGCCAACCATCCGAAAAATCATCTCCTCACAACACAGCGACATCAACTTCCGAAAAGCGGTCAACCAAGGCAAAATAATCTTAGTCGACATCCAAAAGGGTGAGATCGGGGAAACAGTCTCCACCCTCGTCGGCAGCATAATCATCACCCAAGTCTGGGCAGCAGCACAAAGCCGAATCACCCAAACCCCAGAGAACAGGGAACCGTTCTACCTGTACGTCGACGAACTCCAAAACTTCGGCAGCGAGGGCTCCGCACTCGCACAAATGCTCGCAGAAGCACGAGAATACCGGCTCGGACTCTGGCTCGCCACACAATACATCTCCAACCTCGACTCCAAAACAATGCAAGAAGCCGTTCTCAACAACTGCCGCAGCAAAATCCTATTCCAACCCAGCGACAGCGAAAACAAAAACCGGCTCATCTCCACACTCAACCAAATCAGTAAAAACGAAATCAACCAACTCGGCCGATACCGAGCCATCCTCCAAACACCGAGTAGAAAAACGCAGAAACCTGCCGTCAAAATCGATACCTACCCACCCTGGACCGGCGACCGCGACAACATCGACGATCTCGAAGACAGGTGTTCCGTCGCCTCCGAAAACCCAGAACAGGAAACCCGGTTGAAACAGTCACTCGGAAAAGGAAACAACGCCGGCAAAGAAAAACACAGAGAACTCCTCGCCCAAGCCAAAAAACAGCTTGAGCAAAAGCGGGACGGGATTCAGGTCCAGCTACTGCACCAAGGCGCGGGTGAAGACAAACCGGATGGTAAAGTCATTCTCCCCGACGACACAGTCGCCCACCTCGAAGCCGAACACTCAACGCTGAGCAAACCCGCGAAAGTCCTCACCAACTACCTCCGCGCCGCACAACAAGGCCGAGAAACCATTTTCGTCGTCGAACAAGGAAACGCGGTCAAACTCCAGAACATCGTCGAAGAACCGGTCAACCGCCGCGGCAACGACCACGAAGACCAAGACGCAGACGGAAGCTACAGCTACTACACAAACCAGGATGGAGAAGAATTCACACAGATAGACGAACTGCAAAACAGCGAATACCGCATCATCGAAATCCACGAAGACCAGTTAGAAATCCACAACAGCCCGGTGGAACCCGAATGCCCCGAACTCGACCACAACGACCGCGAAGATCTAGAAAACTTCTGCCTCTACCGCGAAGAAGACGGACACTGCACCGCACTCAACCAAAAATGCGTCCTCACTGAATAA
- a CDS encoding uL15 family ribosomal protein — protein sequence MTNKKKRQRGSRTHGGGSHKNRRGAGHRGGRGNAGRDKHEHHNHPPLGKEGFNSVNSRKTKTVSIKEIDEDIYEIEIGLKDVEEVDGITIIEDSKPIADGGAVLEKGSSDSQLESAPGAEEDNMRYKVDLPEYVEGYDEVDQVKLLDSGKIMNSFSAELDDCSRSAKRTITGAGGFVYYNLDSEGFSKATRPASVISKWHFKNSGNKNEDKVDDLNKYLEKVESGETLEFHEFDDLVEAGQAADPELAYEVMRGHAENLDDLDGIDVINIMRSREFADKYHFDPSVFEQLIGSYLGDLDPSDEQLELLRIGMSENYSVEDVLAGLDRIHDRFHIAQYDDRSELREQRIAEEERMYLLTVDGLVDWV from the coding sequence ATGACGAATAAAAAGAAGCGACAACGCGGTAGTCGGACTCACGGCGGTGGCTCACATAAAAATCGGAGAGGAGCTGGCCATCGTGGAGGTCGAGGAAATGCGGGAAGAGATAAGCACGAACATCATAATCATCCGCCACTGGGTAAAGAGGGCTTTAACTCTGTTAATTCCCGGAAAACAAAGACTGTCTCGATCAAAGAGATCGATGAGGATATCTATGAGATCGAGATCGGACTTAAAGATGTTGAGGAAGTGGATGGAATCACTATTATCGAGGACTCTAAACCCATAGCTGATGGCGGCGCCGTTCTGGAGAAAGGTAGTTCTGACTCTCAACTAGAGTCTGCTCCTGGTGCAGAGGAGGATAATATGAGATACAAAGTGGACTTGCCAGAATACGTCGAGGGGTATGATGAGGTTGACCAAGTGAAGCTCCTTGACAGCGGAAAAATAATGAATTCGTTTAGCGCGGAGCTAGATGATTGTTCAAGATCCGCTAAGCGGACAATAACCGGCGCAGGAGGTTTTGTCTATTATAATCTGGATAGTGAAGGATTTTCGAAGGCTACCCGGCCTGCAAGCGTCATCAGCAAGTGGCATTTTAAAAATTCTGGCAATAAAAATGAAGACAAGGTGGATGATCTGAATAAATATTTGGAGAAAGTGGAATCAGGGGAGACATTAGAATTTCACGAGTTTGATGATTTGGTTGAGGCTGGTCAAGCAGCAGATCCTGAACTGGCCTATGAAGTGATGCGAGGACACGCTGAAAACTTGGATGATTTAGACGGGATTGACGTTATCAATATAATGAGATCTCGGGAATTTGCTGATAAATATCACTTTGATCCATCCGTGTTTGAGCAGTTAATAGGCTCGTATTTAGGTGATTTGGATCCTTCCGATGAACAGTTGGAATTGTTGCGAATCGGTATGTCTGAAAATTACTCAGTCGAAGATGTCCTTGCGGGCTTGGACAGGATTCACGACCGCTTTCATATTGCTCAGTACGATGACCGCTCTGAATTAAGAGAACAACGGATTGCTGAAGAGGAAAGAATGTATCTGCTAACTGTTGATGGGCTAGTTGACTGGGTTTAA
- a CDS encoding ribbon-helix-helix domain-containing protein: MARLSVDVPDGLKQDIEETAERKNFKNASEYIRQALREKLREDNELDPELLLRALKVKQGDVETVDIDEVIEKYE; encoded by the coding sequence GTGGCAAGACTAAGCGTAGACGTACCAGACGGCTTGAAACAGGATATTGAAGAGACCGCTGAGAGGAAGAACTTCAAGAACGCTTCCGAATACATCCGGCAGGCCCTCCGCGAAAAACTGCGAGAAGACAACGAACTCGACCCAGAACTGCTTCTGCGAGCACTCAAAGTCAAACAGGGCGATGTGGAAACCGTGGACATAGACGAAGTTATCGAGAAGTACGAGTGA
- a CDS encoding JAB domain-containing protein produces MRQELGNLTVKAEIQDQEPDAVKSLHDVTNRYESLKNEQKEHLYAVFLTNSNRFIGDKIIGLGSRDNVQIDIQDVVRTAALTNAGAVILVHNHPSGTAEATAKDIEVTREAREVLEKINVELLDHVIISRESHYSMRQANDGPF; encoded by the coding sequence GTGAGGCAGGAACTCGGCAACCTCACAGTCAAAGCCGAGATACAAGACCAAGAACCCGACGCCGTAAAGTCACTTCACGACGTCACCAACAGGTACGAATCCCTGAAAAATGAGCAAAAGGAGCACCTATACGCTGTTTTCCTCACCAACAGCAACCGGTTCATCGGAGACAAAATAATCGGGTTAGGCAGCCGCGACAACGTCCAAATAGACATACAAGACGTGGTCAGAACCGCTGCACTCACTAACGCCGGCGCAGTCATCCTCGTACACAACCACCCCTCAGGAACGGCTGAAGCCACAGCAAAAGACATCGAAGTCACCAGGGAAGCCAGGGAAGTACTGGAGAAAATCAACGTCGAACTACTCGACCACGTCATCATCTCCAGAGAAAGCCACTACAGTATGAGGCAGGCAAACGATGGACCATTCTAA
- a CDS encoding tyrosine-type recombinase/integrase, translating into MTYSSENKVDGIVLVTDDAREYLNPKQEVTYREHRRELVEWMLALGKNPEKAQGYSHSTAKNRMNRLDIFYRFIWDRKGRYVQDLTTDHADQWMQHLARQDMKESTKCHYQKAAKTLFKWKRNARNKDTEWEPQIEYSDPSTTYTPRDYLTREDRKKLREAAMSYGSVPHYNSVTPEERERWKTYLSQRLQKPKDEVTMKDWNRANSFKYTSMIHVALDAGLRPIEIKRSNIHWVDTENSVLRIPREESSKNRENWIVALKEETSSILKRWLDERETREKYDGRDALWLTMYGNRYDKDSFRDVFRKIAKEANLNLEKRDLTPYSIRHSTATYIAEEEGLAVAAQQCRHKSKRTTEKYEHSSTSRQSDAVNNIE; encoded by the coding sequence ATGACGTACAGTTCTGAGAACAAGGTTGATGGAATCGTGCTCGTCACTGACGACGCCCGCGAATATCTAAATCCGAAACAGGAGGTTACCTACCGTGAGCATCGCCGTGAACTCGTAGAATGGATGCTTGCTCTTGGTAAAAATCCGGAGAAGGCTCAGGGTTACAGCCATAGCACCGCCAAAAACCGGATGAACAGATTGGACATTTTCTACCGGTTCATCTGGGACAGAAAAGGTCGATACGTACAGGATCTGACCACGGATCACGCTGATCAATGGATGCAGCACCTCGCGCGGCAAGATATGAAAGAAAGTACGAAATGCCATTACCAGAAAGCCGCGAAAACCCTGTTCAAATGGAAACGAAACGCACGCAACAAAGACACTGAATGGGAACCCCAGATCGAATACAGCGACCCAAGTACAACCTACACCCCTCGCGACTACCTCACACGCGAAGACAGGAAGAAGCTGCGCGAAGCCGCAATGAGCTACGGAAGTGTACCCCACTACAACAGTGTAACCCCTGAAGAACGCGAACGGTGGAAAACCTACCTCTCCCAACGCCTCCAAAAACCGAAAGACGAGGTCACAATGAAGGACTGGAACCGTGCAAACAGCTTCAAATACACCTCGATGATCCACGTCGCACTCGACGCAGGACTACGCCCCATCGAAATCAAACGAAGCAATATCCACTGGGTCGACACCGAAAACAGCGTACTAAGAATACCACGCGAAGAATCCTCAAAAAACCGAGAAAACTGGATAGTCGCACTCAAAGAAGAAACCAGCTCCATCCTCAAACGCTGGCTCGACGAACGAGAAACACGAGAAAAGTACGACGGCAGAGACGCACTCTGGCTCACAATGTACGGCAACCGCTACGACAAAGACTCGTTTAGGGACGTCTTCCGCAAAATCGCCAAAGAAGCCAACCTCAACCTCGAAAAACGCGACCTAACACCCTACAGCATCAGACACAGCACTGCAACCTACATCGCCGAAGAAGAAGGACTCGCAGTAGCAGCACAACAATGTAGGCACAAATCAAAACGAACAACAGAGAAGTACGAACATAGCAGCACCTCTCGGCAAAGCGACGCAGTCAACAACATCGAGTAA